In the genome of Limnobaculum zhutongyuii, one region contains:
- the fabB gene encoding beta-ketoacyl-ACP synthase I, giving the protein MKRAVITGLGVISSIGNNKQEVLESLELGRSGITHAQELQDAGMRSHVWGNIKLDTAGLIDRKVARFMSDASIYAYLSMQEAIQDSGLADNQVSNERTGLVVGSGGGSPRSQVAGADGMRSRGLRGVGPYMVTKAMASGVSACLATPFKIRGVNYSISSACATSAHCIGHAVELIQLGKQDVVFAGGGEELCWELSCEFDAMGALSTQYNDTPEKASRTYDSARDGFVISGGGGMVVVEELEHALARGAHIYAEIVGYGATSDGADMVAPSGEGAARCMRMAMHGVDTPIDYLNVHGTSTPVGDVKELGAIREVFGDNTPAISSTKAMTGHALGAAGVHEAIYTLLMVEHGFIAPSINIENLDEQAAGMNIITKTTRRELTTAMSNSFGFGGTNATLVMRKYSK; this is encoded by the coding sequence ATGAAACGTGCAGTTATCACCGGTTTAGGTGTTATTTCTAGTATTGGTAATAATAAACAAGAAGTCCTTGAGTCTTTAGAATTAGGACGCTCTGGTATTACCCATGCTCAGGAACTGCAAGATGCCGGCATGCGTAGTCATGTTTGGGGTAATATTAAGCTGGATACCGCTGGGTTAATTGACCGTAAAGTTGCTCGTTTTATGAGTGATGCTTCAATTTATGCCTATCTTTCTATGCAGGAAGCCATTCAGGATTCAGGATTAGCGGATAATCAGGTTTCTAATGAGCGTACCGGTTTAGTGGTTGGCTCTGGCGGTGGTTCTCCACGTAGCCAGGTTGCTGGCGCTGATGGTATGCGTTCTCGTGGTTTACGTGGCGTTGGTCCTTATATGGTGACCAAAGCGATGGCCTCAGGTGTTTCTGCCTGTCTGGCAACCCCATTTAAAATTCGTGGTGTTAACTACTCAATCAGTTCTGCCTGTGCCACCTCTGCGCACTGTATTGGCCATGCGGTTGAACTGATTCAACTGGGCAAGCAGGATGTCGTGTTTGCCGGCGGCGGCGAAGAGCTGTGCTGGGAACTCTCCTGTGAGTTTGATGCCATGGGCGCACTATCTACCCAATACAACGACACGCCAGAAAAAGCCTCTCGTACTTATGATTCAGCCCGTGACGGCTTTGTTATCTCTGGCGGCGGCGGCATGGTCGTCGTGGAAGAGTTGGAGCATGCTCTGGCACGTGGTGCACATATCTACGCTGAAATCGTAGGTTATGGCGCAACATCTGACGGTGCCGATATGGTAGCTCCATCAGGCGAAGGTGCTGCACGTTGTATGAGAATGGCAATGCACGGTGTTGATACACCGATTGACTACCTCAACGTTCATGGTACTTCTACCCCGGTTGGTGATGTGAAAGAACTGGGCGCGATTCGTGAAGTGTTTGGTGATAACACCCCGGCCATTTCTTCTACTAAAGCGATGACGGGTCACGCGCTGGGTGCCGCTGGTGTACATGAAGCCATCTATACTTTGCTGATGGTCGAACACGGCTTTATCGCTCCAAGCATTAATATTGAAAACCTGGATGAACAGGCTGCCGGTATGAACATTATTACCAAGACAACGCGTCGTGAATTAACCACGGCAATGTCTAACAGTTTCGGCTTTGGTGGTACCAACGCCACGCTGGTAATGCGTAAATACAGCAAATAA
- the mnmC gene encoding bifunctional tRNA (5-methylaminomethyl-2-thiouridine)(34)-methyltransferase MnmD/FAD-dependent 5-carboxymethylaminomethyl-2-thiouridine(34) oxidoreductase MnmC, whose amino-acid sequence MNHTSIQHADLNWNEQGTPVSREFDDVYFSNQDGQEETKYVFLTGNHIPERFTVHAKRSFTVAETGFGTGLNFLTLWHAFRQFYAHHQETPLKHLHFISFEKFPLRREDLQQVHQTWPQFSSLCEQLQQQWPSALPGCHRLLLDDGRVTLDLWFGDVNTLLPQLDDSVNGKVDVWFLDGFAPSKNPDMWTPLLFQQMVRLAAEQGTFATFTAAGFVRRGLQDAGFDVSRIKGFGQKREMLVGVRQPDLPPQQPLNMPWYTSPCAQQPMDVAIIGGGIASAMTALALLRRGATVTLYCADDLPAQGASGNYQGALYPLLGRENAMTRFFSHAFTFARQRYDSLLSEGIDFDHQWCGVTQLGYDEKSRNKNDVILASNPLPEIACHLSQQQVETLCGLPTGCGGIHYPLGGWLSPRQLTANALNHAQTLGMKTCYQHSLTGLKLAEQGWALTFSHGKSAQHATVILANGYRVTEFEQTAQLSLTPVRGQVSQVPTSSELSQLKHVICYDGYMTPVDANHQYHCIGASYGRGDSQIDYRQAEQQENRQRLLNCLPDIDWPRHIDISNQLARCSVRSAIRDHLPMMGAVADYSRLRESYRHLDRKLKRGEKIEQAPVWPGLYMLSGLGSRGLCSAPLLAETLAGQIFNEPLPLPADILAALNPNRLWVRKLLKGTPL is encoded by the coding sequence GTGAATCACACCTCAATCCAACATGCTGACCTCAACTGGAACGAACAGGGTACACCTGTTTCCCGAGAATTTGATGATGTCTATTTTTCGAATCAGGATGGTCAGGAAGAGACAAAATATGTTTTTCTAACGGGCAATCATATTCCTGAAAGATTCACTGTACATGCTAAGCGTAGTTTTACCGTGGCTGAAACCGGATTTGGTACCGGACTAAATTTTTTGACCTTATGGCATGCTTTTCGCCAGTTTTATGCCCATCATCAGGAAACGCCGTTAAAACATCTGCATTTCATTAGCTTTGAAAAATTCCCTTTACGGCGCGAAGACTTACAGCAGGTTCATCAGACATGGCCACAATTTTCATCGTTATGTGAACAGCTCCAACAACAGTGGCCCTCTGCCCTGCCCGGCTGCCATCGGTTGTTGCTCGACGATGGTCGGGTAACACTGGATCTGTGGTTTGGTGATGTGAATACACTGCTGCCTCAGCTTGATGACAGCGTTAATGGCAAAGTTGATGTCTGGTTTCTCGACGGTTTTGCGCCCTCAAAAAATCCGGATATGTGGACCCCACTGCTATTTCAACAAATGGTCAGACTTGCCGCTGAGCAAGGTACCTTTGCCACCTTCACTGCCGCCGGTTTCGTTCGCAGGGGCTTGCAGGACGCTGGTTTTGATGTTTCACGTATTAAGGGATTTGGGCAAAAACGAGAAATGTTGGTGGGGGTTCGCCAGCCAGATTTGCCACCTCAGCAACCGCTAAATATGCCCTGGTATACCAGTCCGTGTGCCCAACAGCCAATGGATGTAGCGATTATTGGTGGTGGTATCGCCAGTGCTATGACGGCTCTGGCCCTGCTCCGTCGGGGAGCAACGGTTACACTGTATTGTGCTGATGATTTGCCCGCTCAGGGTGCATCAGGAAACTATCAGGGCGCTCTCTACCCCTTGTTAGGCAGGGAAAATGCCATGACTCGGTTCTTCAGCCATGCGTTTACTTTTGCCCGCCAGCGTTACGATAGCCTGTTAAGCGAAGGAATAGACTTTGACCATCAATGGTGTGGTGTAACCCAACTGGGCTATGACGAAAAGAGCCGAAATAAAAATGACGTCATTCTGGCCTCAAATCCTCTACCAGAGATCGCCTGTCATTTGTCACAACAGCAGGTCGAAACGTTATGCGGGCTACCTACCGGCTGCGGCGGTATCCACTATCCTTTAGGTGGATGGCTTTCTCCCCGGCAGTTAACCGCTAATGCATTAAACCATGCACAAACGCTTGGAATGAAAACCTGTTACCAACACTCCCTCACTGGATTAAAACTAGCGGAACAAGGGTGGGCGCTAACCTTCAGCCACGGAAAAAGCGCGCAGCATGCCACCGTTATTTTAGCTAATGGCTATCGGGTAACTGAATTTGAGCAAACGGCTCAACTATCACTCACTCCGGTACGCGGTCAGGTATCACAGGTTCCAACCAGTTCTGAACTGAGCCAGCTAAAACACGTCATTTGCTACGATGGCTATATGACGCCTGTAGATGCTAATCATCAATATCACTGTATTGGTGCCAGCTATGGTCGTGGAGACAGTCAAATCGATTATCGTCAGGCGGAACAGCAAGAAAATCGCCAGCGCCTGTTAAATTGTTTACCGGATATCGACTGGCCACGGCATATTGATATCAGCAACCAATTAGCCCGGTGCAGCGTTCGTAGTGCCATTCGTGACCACTTGCCAATGATGGGCGCCGTCGCAGATTACTCACGGCTACGAGAATCCTACCGGCATCTGGATCGCAAACTAAAACGCGGTGAAAAAATAGAACAGGCTCCGGTATGGCCGGGGCTGTATATGCTGAGTGGCTTGGGTTCACGTGGTCTTTGTTCAGCTCCACTGTTGGCAGAAACACTGGCAGGGCAAATCTTTAATGAACCACTGCCGTTGCCTGCGGATATTTTGGCTGCGCTGAACCCAAATCGACTCTGGGTAAGAAAACTACTGAAAGGAACACCGCTGTAA
- a CDS encoding elongation factor P hydroxylase, whose amino-acid sequence MTRQHNPQDLIDLFEQTFGVDYQTKLVQGDDEPIYLPADDKTPYHQVVFAHGFYASAFHEISHWCIAGEQRRQQVDYGYWYCPDGRSADKQSEFEVVEIKPQAFDWFFCVASGYPFNVSCDNLEGDFQPDRIAFQRKVHAQVMDYLEKGIPERPARFIQALQKFYQTSPLTADDFPYPEYPTGWCN is encoded by the coding sequence TTGACCAGACAACATAATCCTCAGGATCTTATCGATCTGTTTGAGCAAACTTTTGGTGTGGACTATCAGACTAAATTGGTTCAGGGCGATGATGAACCTATCTATCTGCCTGCCGATGATAAGACCCCTTATCATCAGGTCGTTTTTGCTCACGGATTTTACGCCAGCGCTTTTCACGAAATTTCTCACTGGTGTATTGCCGGAGAGCAGCGCCGTCAGCAGGTTGACTACGGTTACTGGTATTGTCCGGACGGACGCAGTGCCGATAAGCAATCTGAGTTTGAAGTCGTGGAAATAAAACCGCAGGCTTTTGACTGGTTTTTCTGTGTGGCGTCAGGTTACCCATTTAACGTTAGCTGCGATAATCTGGAAGGGGATTTTCAGCCAGACCGTATCGCGTTTCAACGTAAAGTTCATGCTCAGGTAATGGACTATCTGGAGAAGGGTATACCCGAGAGACCAGCCCGTTTTATTCAGGCGTTGCAGAAATTTTATCAAACCAGTCCATTAACAGCAGATGATTTTCCTTATCCGGAATATCCTACGGGCTGGTGTAATTAA
- a CDS encoding YfcL family protein gives MIAELENRILALIDSNVEHASDDELFAGGYLRGHITLAAALAEEQGSSSLDDYSQLIEQSLDKAIKAGELSPPDQVLVFNLWKSLQLKVR, from the coding sequence ATGATTGCAGAATTAGAGAACCGCATATTGGCCTTGATCGATAGTAACGTTGAACATGCCAGTGATGATGAACTGTTTGCCGGCGGTTATTTACGCGGTCATATTACTCTTGCTGCTGCTTTGGCTGAAGAGCAGGGCAGTAGTAGTTTGGATGATTATTCACAATTGATTGAACAGAGTCTGGATAAAGCGATTAAAGCCGGTGAACTCTCTCCTCCGGACCAGGTGCTGGTTTTTAATCTGTGGAAGAGTTTGCAGTTGAAAGTGCGGTAA
- the rhtA gene encoding threonine/homoserine exporter RhtA, translated as MSLKDKKSSVLVPIILLLIAMLSIQGGASLAKTLFPAVGAQGVTAYRLFLGTIILMIFLRPWRKQTTRTPAPGACWWLVAYGLSLGGMNLLFYMSLRTVPLGIAVALEFIGPLAVAMCSSRRVVDFLWIGLVIVGLGLLLPLRQSVNGIDPVGACYALGAGFFWALYIVFGQRAGANYGTRSVALGALVATIIAVPIGVAHAGSDLFALSLLPVAIGVAILSTALPYSLEMVALTRLPAQTFGTLTSLEPAIGALSGLIFLNETLSWMQWMGLFAVIVASMGASLTIKRKTKLETVEIEKGGVVLDK; from the coding sequence ATGTCTTTGAAAGATAAAAAATCATCTGTATTAGTCCCCATTATTTTGCTGCTTATTGCCATGTTATCTATTCAGGGCGGTGCATCGTTGGCGAAAACACTTTTCCCTGCGGTTGGTGCTCAGGGGGTAACGGCTTATCGCCTGTTTTTGGGTACCATCATTCTGATGATTTTTTTACGTCCGTGGCGTAAACAGACAACCCGAACACCTGCTCCCGGTGCGTGTTGGTGGCTGGTGGCATATGGCCTGTCCCTTGGTGGTATGAATCTGCTGTTTTATATGTCTTTACGGACAGTACCTCTGGGAATTGCAGTTGCATTAGAGTTTATTGGGCCGCTGGCCGTGGCGATGTGTTCTTCCCGTCGGGTGGTGGACTTTCTGTGGATTGGTCTGGTGATTGTTGGGCTGGGTTTACTGTTACCGCTACGTCAGTCGGTGAACGGCATCGATCCGGTAGGTGCCTGTTATGCATTGGGTGCAGGCTTTTTCTGGGCGCTGTATATCGTATTTGGTCAACGTGCTGGTGCTAACTATGGAACCCGTTCTGTAGCATTAGGTGCGCTGGTAGCAACGATTATAGCTGTACCTATTGGGGTTGCTCATGCAGGCAGCGATCTGTTTGCCTTATCGTTATTGCCGGTAGCGATTGGCGTGGCGATTCTCTCTACCGCATTACCTTACTCACTGGAAATGGTGGCTTTGACTCGTCTCCCAGCTCAAACCTTCGGTACTCTGACCAGTCTGGAACCCGCGATTGGTGCGCTTTCGGGGCTGATTTTCCTTAATGAAACCCTCTCATGGATGCAATGGATGGGGTTGTTTGCCGTCATTGTTGCTTCGATGGGGGCTTCATTGACGATTAAGCGTAAGACAAAGTTGGAGACGGTGGAGATAGAGAAGGGCGGCGTTGTTTTGGATAAATAA